The DNA window CAAACCCACCGCCGTGATCCTCGATTCCAGAACCCTGCAATCCACCCCTGAGAGTGGGGGTCGAGGTGGCTATGACGGGGCCAAAAAACGTAAGGGCAGTAAAGTCCACATGGCTGTGGATACCCTCGGCCATCTCCTGGCCCTGGTGGTGACCCCGGCCAATGAACAGGACCGATCCCAGGTGGTGGAACTCGCAAAGCAAGTCCAGGACGTCACCGAGGTGAATGTGGAAATTGCGTATGTCGATCAGGGCTACACTGGGCAAGAAGTGGCAACTCGGGCAGCTGTAGAGGGTGGAATTGAGCTGCAGGTCGTCAAATACCCTGAATTTAAGAAGGGCTTTGTGCTGCTTCCCAAACGCTGGGTGGTGGAGCGGTCTTTTGGCTGGCTTTCTCGTTTCAGACGGCTTGCTCGGGATTACGAGCGGCTCCCCGAAACAGTGAAAGGTTTGCATTTTCTAGCGTTTGCTTTCTTGCTCCTCCACCGGGCCGGATCTCTTCTGGTCCCACTTCAGGCATAAACTTCCTAACACGCTCTACGAAGAAGGTATGAGCCTCTTGTACCTCCAGATTGTACATGGTGCGGGCTTCCTGGATGGTATGGATGTACTTGACTTCACCCAGGGTGCCATCAGCCTGCTTGAGTTTGTCCCCAACTTTGAGGTGCCCAGCCCCCACCCACTTCTCACTCAGGTCCGGGTGGCCTTCAGGTTTGGGTCTGGGTTCATCGGCTGAACGCTCCTTGACGTAGTTGGAGCGTCCAAATATGGGGGTCATACAGCAAGGGATTTCGAAATGAAAATGGTGCTACCCGAAGGCCGTAGCACCTCGGTAGCACCCCG is part of the Deinococcus cellulosilyticus NBRC 106333 = KACC 11606 genome and encodes:
- a CDS encoding IS5 family transposase translates to MSPKKGYDTDVTDEEWAFVLPYLALNKPDSKHRKYPLRDIFNALRWIICAGAPWRMMPNDLPPWAIVYQQTQRWIQAGVFEDIVHDLREILRIAADRNAKPTAVILDSRTLQSTPESGGRGGYDGAKKRKGSKVHMAVDTLGHLLALVVTPANEQDRSQVVELAKQVQDVTEVNVEIAYVDQGYTGQEVATRAAVEGGIELQVVKYPEFKKGFVLLPKRWVVERSFGWLSRFRRLARDYERLPETVKGLHFLAFAFLLLHRAGSLLVPLQA